Within Massilia litorea, the genomic segment CTGAAGGCCCGCTTCACCCTGGAGACCGGCTTCGCCAGCGACACCGGCGCCCTCGACAACACCAACAACGTACTGTTCAACCGTACCGCCTCGGTCGGGCTCAGCGGCGCCTGGGGCAGTATCGACGTCGGCCGCATGTACACGCTTGGCTTCCGCACCGAAAAATTCCTCGACCCGTTCGACCACCACTACACCCCGATCGTGCCCCTGTCCTCGGGCGCCGGCACCACCCTGCCGGCCGCGGCCAGGACCGCCGGCCTCAGTGCGAGCGCCTCGTCCGGCACGCGCTTCAACAACAATATCGAGTATTCGAAATCCATGGGACCGCTGACCGTGCGCGCCGAACTGGCGGCCGGCGAGGTGGCGGGCGACAGCAGCCGCGGTGCAGCCCAGGCCGTCGCATTCTCCTACGACAACAAGGCCCTGCTGCTGGCCGGCGCCTACACCCACAAGGAAACCCCGACCGGCTTCGCCAACCGCGCCTGGGTCGCCGGCGCCGGCTACAACATCGGGAACACCACGGTCAAGGTCGCCCACTCGCGCGAAGAACAGGATGCCGGCGCCGTCGACTACCGCAACCAGATCACCTGGGCGGGCGCCACCTATCAGGCGACGCCGGCCCTCGACCTCACCCTGGCCTTCTACCACACGCGCTACAACGGCCCGGCCGCAGCCGAAGGCAAGCGCGACCTGCTGCTGTTCGGCGCCAGCTATGCGCTCAGCAAGCGCACCAACCTGTACGCCGAACTCGACCTGAACCGCTACGACGGCGCCCTGCTCCCGGCGACCGGCAAGGAACGCCAGCGCGGCGCTTCGGTCGGCATCAACCACCTGTTCTGAGGCCCCATGCGGCGGCGACCGGCTCCTTGCTGGCCGGTTGCGCCGGCATGGCGGCCGGTTTCGTTATACTGGCTTACCTGTTCAGCAAGGTGGTCTGCCCATGCCCGCTTCCGCGTCTCCCGATTCCCCGACTCCGGCGCCTTCCGTGCCGGCCTCGCTGGCACCCCTGCTTCACCCCACCTTCCGCATGCTGTGGAGCGCCTGGTTCGCCGCCAACCTGTGCATGTGGATGAACGACGTGGCCGCAGCCTGGATGATGACCTCGCTCACCAGGGACCCGATCTGGATCGCCCTGGTGCAAACCGCGTCGACGCTGCCCGTCTTCCTGCTCGGCCTGCCCAGCGGCGCACTGGCCGACAACGTCGACCGGCGCCGCTATTTCATCCTGACCCAGTTCTGGGTCGCCGCCGTGGCGGTCGCCACCTGCCTCGCCGTCCTTTCCGGCGGCATGACGGCGCCGCTCCTGCTGCTGCTCACTTTTACAAACGGCATCGGCCTGGCGATGCGCTGGCCCGTGTTTGCCGCCATCGTGCCGGAACTGGTGACGCGCGCCCAGCTGCCGGCGGCGCTGGCCCTGAACGGGGTCGCCATGAACGCCTCGCGCATCGCCGGTCCGCTGATCGCCGGCGCCATCATCGCCAGCCTGGGCACGGTGTACGTGTTCGTCCTGAACGCGCTGCTCTCGGTCGCCACCGGCTTCGTGATCATGCGCTGGCGCCGCGAGCACGTGCCGAATCCTCTGGGGCGCGAACCGCTGCGCAGCGCAATCCGGGTCGGCGTCCAGTTCGTGCTGCAGTCCGCGCGCGTCAAGGCGGTGCTGGCGCGCATCGCCGTGTTCTTCTTCCACTCGACCGCCGTGCTGGCCCTGCTGCCGCTGGTGGCGCGCAACCTGAATGGCGACGCCGCCACCTTCACCCTGCTGCTGGCCTCGATGGGCAGCGGCGCCATCGTCGCCGTGCTGTTCCTGCCGCGCCTGCGCCAGGCCATGACGCGCGATACGCTGGTGCGCAATGGCGCCCTGCTGCATGCGGCGATGACGCTGACCGTCGCGCTGAGCGGCCACCTGGTGCTCTCGATGGCGGCCATGCTGTTGTCGGGCGTGGCCTGGATCACGACCGCGAATTCGCTGAGCGTGTCGATCCAGCTGGCCCTGCCCGACTGGGTCCGTGCGCGCGGGATGGCGATCTACCAGATGGCCCTGATGGGCGCGAGCGCGCTGGGCGCCGCGGCCTGGGGCCAGTGGGCGAGCATCGACAGCGTGCAAAACAGCCTGATCATCGCGGCAATGAGCGGCGCGATCGCGATGCCGGTGGTGCTGCGCCTGGTGCGCGACCCGGGCCAGGTCGAGAACCTGGCGCCTGGTGTCCCTTTCAGCGTGCCGGTTGCCGAGCGCACGCCCGAGCAGGGCCGCATCGTGATCGCGATTACCTACCGCATCGATCCGGCGCGCGCGGACGCGTTCCTCGCCGTGATGCAGGAAAGCCGGCGCAGCCGCCTGGCCCAGGGCGCCCTGCGCTGGGAATTGCTGCAGGACCTGAACACGCCGGGGGAATATGTCGAGCAGATCGTCGACGTCTCCTGGACCGAGCACCTGCGCCGGGTCCAGCGCATCACGCAGGCCGATGTCGCCCTGCGCGAACGCAAGTTCGCCTTCCATATCGGAGAAGAGCCGCCGCGGCTGACCCGGCGCCTCGTGCTGGCGCCGTGAGCGAGGCTAGTGCGGCCGTGTCAGGTTGAACTGCTCCGCCTGCCGGTCGTAATTCGCGACGGCCTGCTTCACGTAGCGGGTCAGCGCATCGCCGGTCAGCGCGAACGGATATAGCCCGGCCTGCGTACGCATCCGCTCGAACTCGGGCTGCGTCTCCATGCCGGCAAAAGCGGCGACCCAGCGCCGGTAGTCCTTCTCCGGCACGTCCGCCCCCATGTACACGCCGCGAATCACCGGCCACACCGCATCGTAGCCCTGCTCGCGCGCGGTCGGCACGTTTGCCAGCACGCCCGGCAGGCGGTGTTCGGACAACACGGCCAGCACCCTCACCTTGCCAGGGTTGAGCAGGGCCTCGGAGACGTCGCCCGAAATCGCCTGGACATAGCCCGCCTCCATGGCGATGAATTGCTCGCCGCCGCCCTCCAGCGCAACGAAGCGCATCTTGCGCGGATCGAGGCCGGCCTGGCGCGCCAGCAGCGCCATCTTCATCCAGTCCTGGCTGCCGATGGTGCCGGACATGCCGATCAGGACCCGCTTCGGCTCGCGCCGCATCGCCTTCAACAGCTCGCCCAGCGTGCGGTAGGGAGAATTGGCCGGCACGGCGATCATGCCGTAGTCGGCGGCAAAGGCCGCGACCCAGCGCACGTCGTCGACGCTGGCCTTGCCGAACTTGCCGCGCGCCAGGTTCAGCACCGAGCCGCCTGAAAACGCGACCAGGGTATTCGGCTCGCCGCGCCGTTGCGACACCAGGGTGTGCCAGGCCACGGCGCCGACCCCGCCGGGGAGATAGCTCAGCTTCAAGGGGGGGCCGCCCGCCGCATCCTGCAGGGCCTTGCGGGCCAGCTTGCAGGTCAGGTCCATGGCGCCGCCCGGTTTCGAGGGAACCAGACACTCGGCGTCGGCGGCGTTCGCAGCATGCGCCGCGGCGGCCGGCAGGCAGCCCAGCGCCAGGATCGGCAACAGGAGATTACGCAGGATGTTCACGGTGCCCATCATAGCCGGGACGCCTGCACGGTGCACGGCCGCACTCTTGCGGTGCGCTGGCAACGCGGTGAAAGCTGTTTGAAAGCTCCATACGCATATAGTTCACGCTGATAAGAGCAATACACAACCGTGATAACGAACTGTTTGGAGCGCCTGCCTGTCCTCGCAAGGGGAAGACGGCACTCCCGAGGAGAAAGAAGATGTTGACCGCCCTGGCCTATGCAATGATTGTCGTGTTCATGTTCCTGATCATGACCAAGCGCCTGCCTGCCCTGGTTGCCCTGATCGTCGTGCCGATTGCCTTCGGGCTGATCGGCGGCTTCGGCGCCGGACTCGGACCGATGATGCTCACCGGTATCAAGAACCTGGCGCCGACCGGCGTCATGCTGATGTTCGCGATCCTGTATTTCGGCGTCATGATCGATGCCGGCCTGTTCGATCCCGTCATCCGCCGCATCCTGGCGCTGGTGAAAGGCGATCCGATGAAGATCGTGGTCGGCACCGCAGCGCTGGCGATGTTCGTCTCGCTCGACGGCGACGGCGCCACCACCTACATGATCACGGTGTCGGCCATGCTGCCGCTGTACAAGCGCCTCGGCATGAGCCGCCTGGTCCTGGCCTGCGTGATCATGCTGGCCGGCGGCGTCTTCAACATCCTGCCATGGGGCGGCCCGACGGCGCGCGCCGCCAGCGCGCTGGGCGTGGACGTGAGCGAGATCTTCGTGCCGATGATTCTGCCGATGATCGTGACCATCGGCTGGGTCCTGTTCGTGGCTTATGTGCTGGGCAAGCGCGAACGCAATCGCATCGGCACGCTGCAGATGGAAGCGCAGGCCAATGCACCGCAGGCAGCCAATGACAGCCTCCTCAAGCCGGTGCTGGCCGAGATGGCCGTCGCGGGCCAGAAGGACGGCACCACCGGCCAGTGGCTGACGCCTGCAGGCGCCGCCGCCGCGGCCGGTGGTGCCG encodes:
- a CDS encoding MFS transporter, with the protein product MPASASPDSPTPAPSVPASLAPLLHPTFRMLWSAWFAANLCMWMNDVAAAWMMTSLTRDPIWIALVQTASTLPVFLLGLPSGALADNVDRRRYFILTQFWVAAVAVATCLAVLSGGMTAPLLLLLTFTNGIGLAMRWPVFAAIVPELVTRAQLPAALALNGVAMNASRIAGPLIAGAIIASLGTVYVFVLNALLSVATGFVIMRWRREHVPNPLGREPLRSAIRVGVQFVLQSARVKAVLARIAVFFFHSTAVLALLPLVARNLNGDAATFTLLLASMGSGAIVAVLFLPRLRQAMTRDTLVRNGALLHAAMTLTVALSGHLVLSMAAMLLSGVAWITTANSLSVSIQLALPDWVRARGMAIYQMALMGASALGAAAWGQWASIDSVQNSLIIAAMSGAIAMPVVLRLVRDPGQVENLAPGVPFSVPVAERTPEQGRIVIAITYRIDPARADAFLAVMQESRRSRLAQGALRWELLQDLNTPGEYVEQIVDVSWTEHLRRVQRITQADVALRERKFAFHIGEEPPRLTRRLVLAP
- a CDS encoding CitMHS family transporter; its protein translation is MLTALAYAMIVVFMFLIMTKRLPALVALIVVPIAFGLIGGFGAGLGPMMLTGIKNLAPTGVMLMFAILYFGVMIDAGLFDPVIRRILALVKGDPMKIVVGTAALAMFVSLDGDGATTYMITVSAMLPLYKRLGMSRLVLACVIMLAGGVFNILPWGGPTARAASALGVDVSEIFVPMILPMIVTIGWVLFVAYVLGKRERNRIGTLQMEAQANAPQAANDSLLKPVLAEMAVAGQKDGTTGQWLTPAGAAAAAGGAGFAEQRGAAAPSHPAGAAASAHSTAAEFAASNAATARPKLIWVNAALTAVLMGLLIKGALPLPVLFMIFFAIALMINYPKLQDQKERIAEHAANVVPVVSLIFAAGIFVGILQGTKMVDAIATSVIAAVPAWMGPYMAIVTGVLSIPFTFFISNDAFYFGVVPILAKAAAVYGISAAEIGRASIIGQPVHLLSPLVASTYLLVGMSEVEFGDHQRYTLIWSISASLVMLAAALVFGVIPFMGH
- a CDS encoding porin — protein: MNKTCLTLALATLAATNACAESSVTVYGSIDASMRYQTNVDAAGNGMWNVASGNYYSNRLGFRGVEDLGGGLKARFTLETGFASDTGALDNTNNVLFNRTASVGLSGAWGSIDVGRMYTLGFRTEKFLDPFDHHYTPIVPLSSGAGTTLPAAARTAGLSASASSGTRFNNNIEYSKSMGPLTVRAELAAGEVAGDSSRGAAQAVAFSYDNKALLLAGAYTHKETPTGFANRAWVAGAGYNIGNTTVKVAHSREEQDAGAVDYRNQITWAGATYQATPALDLTLAFYHTRYNGPAAAEGKRDLLLFGASYALSKRTNLYAELDLNRYDGALLPATGKERQRGASVGINHLF
- a CDS encoding tripartite tricarboxylate transporter substrate binding protein → MGTVNILRNLLLPILALGCLPAAAAHAANAADAECLVPSKPGGAMDLTCKLARKALQDAAGGPPLKLSYLPGGVGAVAWHTLVSQRRGEPNTLVAFSGGSVLNLARGKFGKASVDDVRWVAAFAADYGMIAVPANSPYRTLGELLKAMRREPKRVLIGMSGTIGSQDWMKMALLARQAGLDPRKMRFVALEGGGEQFIAMEAGYVQAISGDVSEALLNPGKVRVLAVLSEHRLPGVLANVPTAREQGYDAVWPVIRGVYMGADVPEKDYRRWVAAFAGMETQPEFERMRTQAGLYPFALTGDALTRYVKQAVANYDRQAEQFNLTRPH